Within the Vibrio tasmaniensis genome, the region TGAGGCAATAGCTGCACTGGAGGTCGTTTTGCCTACCCCGCCTTTACCTGACGTTACAACGATAATGCGTGCCATTTTGTTTTCCTTTTTATTTCTCTTATATTGCGAGGACATCAACGTTTAATACATCGTTTGCCATACTGAACATGGTTTTCTTCTGCCAGTACTCGCTTTCAATTTGATCGCTGAGCCAGTAATTTCCAGCAATGGAAACCAGCTCGGCTTGTAAATCATTACAAATTATTTTTGCTTCAGTTTGACCACTCGCGCCTGCAATCGCACGACCGCGTAAAGTACCATGGATATGGATGCTGCCATCGGCTATGACTTCTGCACCGGCACTCACATGGCTGAGGATCAATAGATCGCCATCTTTTGCATACACTTGCTGACCAGAACGAATCGGCGTTCTCACCACTTTTATCGGAGCCATCTTCGCTGGAGCTTGAGAAGGAGACTTACTGGCTGTCATCACGGCAAAACCGGCTTCTTTCGCTAGGTTCTGCATACGTTTATCCGAACAACCAGCCACACCGACAGGGATCATGCCCGCTTGAGAAATGCCCTCTTTCAGTTGCACAAAATCGATATCACCCGCGACTTTACTAATATTGATAACAACAGGCGCAGCAGCGAAAAAAGTGGGAGCTTGGTTTACTTTTTCTTGAAGAAAAGACACCGCATTTTCGACTTGATCATCGGATAAGTGCAAAACAGATAGCGTAAAACTGCTACCTTTTAGATCTGGATTACTAGACATCGAAAACTACAGGACCTCAATAGCGGATTGGTACAATTTCTTTATCAATAAAATAAAGGGCGTTGCCTGAAACTAGGGTTATCATGTTATATTCCCAAACCAAGCACAGCAAGTAATCTTGTTGTCAAATGAACGTTTTGTTCCCAATATTTCCCTTAACATAAACTATTGATCTCGTAAGTGAGAATTTTGTAGTCATAAACAAGAAAAGGTTTGTCATGCTGTGTTCTATATATAAAAGTTCAAAGAAAGAAGGAACATACCTATATATCCCTAAGAAGGACGATTTTTCACAAGTACCTGACGCATTGATGCAAATGTTTGGTAAACCTAGTTTTGTAATGGTAATTAAAATGGATGGACGTAAACTGGCGCAAGTGAACATCGATAAAGTGAGAGAATCACTGAACACCGATGGTTTCTTTCTGCAGGTTCCGCCACCACCGGTTAATGAACTTGAACTTCATAAAGAGCGTAAAGCTCAGCAAAACGTTCAAGACGAAGAGTGATAGCTACCTTAATTCAGGGAGGAGTGATCGTTGAGTAAATTTTCGAAAACCATATTGGCTGTGTCGGCATTACTATTGGGTAATAGCCTGACGATTGGTTCAGTTCAGGCTGAAGAGCTGAGCTTTGAGCAATATGTAGAGAAACTAAAGCAACAAGGCCGTGCAGAAGGCATCTCTGAAACGATCATTGATCAAGCCTTTGATGGTGTGACGTTTAAGCCAAGAGCGGTGAAAGCCGATAAGAACCAACCTGAGAAAAAACTGACTCTGGATGAATACATTCCACGCGCGGTTCCAGATTGGAAAGTGAAGCAGGCGAGATCGCTCTATAAGAAGCATTATTCAGCGTTGAAGCGCATTGGTGATGAATATGGTGTTCAACCAAGATTCATTGTCGCGCTATGGGGTGTTGAGAGTAACTTTGGTAAGTTCACGGGCAATTACAGTGTTATCGATGCATTAACGACCATGGCCTACGAAGGGCGCAGAGAAGCGTTTTTCCGTAGCGAAGCGATGGCGGCACTGGCGATTCTTGACCAAGGCCACATTACACCCAAAGAGATGAAAGGCTCTTGGGCTGGCGCAATGGGTCAACCTCAGTTTATGCCAAGCTCATTCTTAGCTTATGCTGCTGATGGTAATGGCGATGGCAAGAAAGATATTTGGGGTACCGAAGAAGATGTCTTTGCTTCGGCGGCTAATTATCTCAGCCAATCAGGTTGGGATGACAAATATACTTGGGGCCGTCAGGTTCACGTTCCGGCAACCGTGTCTATCGAGATGCAAGGCCGAGATAAGGACAAAGCGAAATATCTAAAAGAGTGGTCTGAACTCGGTATTAAGCGCTTTGACGATCGCCCATTGCCAACGCTTGATGAAGACATTAAAGCTTGGCTAATTATGCCAGACGATGAAACCGGTCGTTCGTACCTCATTTACAACAACTACAATGTGTTAATGAAGTGGAATCGTTCTTACTACTTTGCTTTGGCTGTCAGTCACCTAGCCGATAGAATTAAGTTTGATTAGTAGATTTAGCTTGCTTTGATAGCATTTGGCCTACCATAGGCAGAACGAACTAAAGGACTCTTCGGAGTCCTTTTTGATTTTATATTTTAGAGATTTAATAAGGTGGTCTTGTGCTAACAGACAGAGCTGCACAGATGGTGATATTCCATGCGCTGATCAAGCATGAAGGTTTTACTAGTGCTGCAAAAAGCTTGAACGTTTCGGTGTCTCATATTAGTAAGCAAGTTGCTTTGCTCGAGGATTCGATAGGTATCAAGCTGGTGCAAAGAACCACACGTAGCCTAACGTTAACGGAGGCAG harbors:
- a CDS encoding lytic murein transglycosylase, whose product is MSKFSKTILAVSALLLGNSLTIGSVQAEELSFEQYVEKLKQQGRAEGISETIIDQAFDGVTFKPRAVKADKNQPEKKLTLDEYIPRAVPDWKVKQARSLYKKHYSALKRIGDEYGVQPRFIVALWGVESNFGKFTGNYSVIDALTTMAYEGRREAFFRSEAMAALAILDQGHITPKEMKGSWAGAMGQPQFMPSSFLAYAADGNGDGKKDIWGTEEDVFASAANYLSQSGWDDKYTWGRQVHVPATVSIEMQGRDKDKAKYLKEWSELGIKRFDDRPLPTLDEDIKAWLIMPDDETGRSYLIYNNYNVLMKWNRSYYFALAVSHLADRIKFD
- the minC gene encoding septum site-determining protein MinC, whose translation is MSSNPDLKGSSFTLSVLHLSDDQVENAVSFLQEKVNQAPTFFAAAPVVINISKVAGDIDFVQLKEGISQAGMIPVGVAGCSDKRMQNLAKEAGFAVMTASKSPSQAPAKMAPIKVVRTPIRSGQQVYAKDGDLLILSHVSAGAEVIADGSIHIHGTLRGRAIAGASGQTEAKIICNDLQAELVSIAGNYWLSDQIESEYWQKKTMFSMANDVLNVDVLAI
- a CDS encoding YcgL domain-containing protein, with translation MLCSIYKSSKKEGTYLYIPKKDDFSQVPDALMQMFGKPSFVMVIKMDGRKLAQVNIDKVRESLNTDGFFLQVPPPPVNELELHKERKAQQNVQDEE